The DNA window TTTGAAAAATGAAAATGGTTACATGGTTTACAAACGATATTCTGAGGATGAAACATTTATTGTTGTAGTTAATAATACAAGTGGAACGCAACGAATCGATTTATCAAGTGACGTCGTGGGTGAAGATAAGGAACTACGAGGATTATTTGAATCCGATTTAATACGACCTTCCGATGATGGTACTTACCGATTAGTAATGGATCGAGAAATTGTGGAGGTGTTTCAAGTAACTGATCGTAAAGGCTTAAATACTTCCTATATAATTGCCATGGCAGTTGCTTACTTACTATTTATCGTTTTCTTAGTTGTTGTTTGGAAGAAAGGAAAGCAACGAAGACGCGACGCGGATAATAAATAAAAGGTGTTGTTAATGGTAGCATCCGCTTACTTTCTGCTGGGGAACCGACAAGCCTCCTCGGCTAAGCAGGATTGGTCGCTTTCCCGCAGTAGTCTGCTCGGATTCTACCTCAAATTATTTGCTAAAAAACAACAGTAAAATATAACAGCGCCAAATAAAAAGAAGACTGTCTCCAAGTCATAAAATGGACTTGGAAACAGTCTTTTTCTATTTACGAATGTTAAACGAACATGTTGTTACCTGCCGAAAATACGTAGCAACAAGGATGTGGCGAACGTAGGATTTGTTCCTATAAGCTCGTTGCGGGTCTTGGAAGTCCGTTTTTCTGTAGGGGTCTCGCGAATTTATTATGGAAAGGGCGAAATCTATATTTCTAAAGTTTCGCCTTTTAACAATTCTATTTATTTACTATCTATTATTAATTTATGAGAGCTTATTTAAAAAGAATAATGCCATAGTTCCTGGACCTACATGTGCCCCTACAGTCGAACCGATCAGATGTATTTCTATACCCTTTGGTTGAAAACGTTCTTCGATTACTTTTTTCATTTCAAGCGCCGTCGCTTCATCATCGCTATGACTTATTGCGATTATTTGTTCATTTAATTGACTTCCTCGTTCCTCCATCATATCCATCATTCGTTTAATTACTTTTTTGCGACCTCGAATTTTTTCAATTGGAACTAGTTTTCCATCTTCTACATGTAAAAGTGGTTTAATATTTAGTAATCCACCAATAAATGCACTTGCTTTAGAAACTCTTCCACCACGAGCCAGATAATCTAAGTCTTCCACCGTGAATAGGTGCTCCATATGCTCGGCATTAAATCGTATTTTTTCTTCAATAGTTGGTAAGTCTAAACCTTCGTCTTTTAACTTTACTGCTTCTTTTACGAGAAGCCCAATCCCTAGTGATGCACATTTCGAATCAATGATCGTTAATTTTAGTTCGGGATATGTTTCAAGCAGCTGCTCGCGCATCATGACAGCGGTACTATATGTTCCGGAAAGTGCAGAAGAGAGTGCAATGTACAAACCTTCTTCTCCTGATTTTGCAAGGTCCTCAAACAGTCTTAAAAAAAGTTCTGGAGATGCTTGTGAGGTTTTTGGTTGTTTGCCAGCTCGTATTGCTGCGTATACTTCTTTTGAATCAATACCAACAATATCATCATACTCGTTTTCGTCAATATGAACTTTAAGTGGTACTAATTCAACATCATGTGCTTCAAAGAAAGATTTTGGTAAGTCACTAGCACTATCAGCGAATAATTTCATTTTCATCCTCCTTAATTATCCTTATTTGTTTAATTGTAATCTTTCTATTAAGAATTCGGCAATACCATCCGAATTATTAGATAAAGTAATTTCGTTGGCGATATTTTGGAGTGGTGCAATTGCATTGCCCATTGCAACCCCAACTCCTGCATATTCAATCATTTCTAAATCATTGTCTTCGTCTCCAAATGCAATGATGCGTTCTTTCGGTATATTTAAATACTCGGAAACTTGCGCTAAACCAACCGCTTTGTTTAAGCCGCTCCGTACAATTTCAATAACATCCCATGG is part of the Psychrobacillus sp. FSL H8-0483 genome and encodes:
- a CDS encoding DegV family protein; protein product: MKLFADSASDLPKSFFEAHDVELVPLKVHIDENEYDDIVGIDSKEVYAAIRAGKQPKTSQASPELFLRLFEDLAKSGEEGLYIALSSALSGTYSTAVMMREQLLETYPELKLTIIDSKCASLGIGLLVKEAVKLKDEGLDLPTIEEKIRFNAEHMEHLFTVEDLDYLARGGRVSKASAFIGGLLNIKPLLHVEDGKLVPIEKIRGRKKVIKRMMDMMEERGSQLNEQIIAISHSDDEATALEMKKVIEERFQPKGIEIHLIGSTVGAHVGPGTMALFFLNKLS